In Arachis hypogaea cultivar Tifrunner chromosome 17, arahy.Tifrunner.gnm2.J5K5, whole genome shotgun sequence, a single window of DNA contains:
- the LOC112766663 gene encoding protein NETWORKED 4A: protein MASGAHTNKQMKRLESRKSHSWWWDSHISPKNSKWLFENLEEMDRNVKQMLKLIEQDADSFAKKAEMYYQKRPELVALVEEFYRGYRALAERYDHVTVELRKNIPSDLQSQGSGISDSGSEPSSTWPSPMKGSRRKSKNRAAGFEYFLGSGGNGSDAYQKDVDDSSTLTDSEEESDDSSVNNYSSFNGSDPGINRRILELESELRGVREKLWMQEEEHVEGSSRGLRNENIEDAYSKINAYEQELLTVNEKLRLSEEEITKLKIELRKYIPLDSENLEAGVELSSTEEYIKTGRETIKEEEVQGSFQGLNKESFESNGEVESLGKELRITKEKLEASEKQIASLNFESNKSSERIKQLQEQLDLARKDIAAWKSKFNSEKRESTKLQERLARLKTSLSDRDHEIRDLKTAVSDAEEKIFPEKAQMKAEMSSVLEESAHIKEQIREWESRGRAFEDDIRRIQTEKLEKEAALKGEIELLKADIEEKEKNIKDLNVSLDAMKSERETLNVEVGSLKEEVKSRDGRIEQMNNHLNQLHMEHVKLIAGMEEAHRQVEELKSKAKQLEDEVERQRTVILEGAEEKREVIRQLCFSLEHYRNGYNMLKKHFVGHKRVPILAS, encoded by the coding sequence AGATGGATAGGAATGTGAAGCAAATGTTGAAGCTGATTGAACAAGATGCAGATTCCTTTGCCAAAAAGGCTGAGATGTACTATCAGAAGAGGCCAGAGTTGGTTGCTCTGGTTGAGGAGTTCTACCGTGGCTATCGGGCTCTGGCCGAGCGTTACGACCATGTCACAGTAGAATTGCGGAAGAATATACCCTCTGATCTCCAATCTCAAGGATCAGGTATTTCAGACTCTGGCTCTGAGCCATCCTCTACTTGGCCCTCTCCAATGAAGGGGAGCCGCCGAAAGTCTAAAAACCGTGCAGCAGGGTTTGAATACTTTCTTGGCTCTGGTGGAAATGGTTCTGATGCATACCAGAAAGATGTAGATGACTCATCTACACTGACAGATTCTGAGGAGGAATCCGATGATTCATCAGTTAACAATTATTCAAGTTTCAATGGCAGCGATCCAGGGATCAATAGAAGAATATTGGAATTGGAAAGCGAGCTTCGTGGGGTAAGAGAAAAGTTGTGGATGCAAGAGGAGGAACATGTAGAGGGTTCATCTAGAGGGCTAAGAAATGAGAACATTGAAGATGCTTATTCCAAAATTAATGCATATGAACAAGAGCTGCTGACTGTGAATGAAAAGTTAAGACTTTCAGAAGAAGAAATCACTAAACTGAAGATTGAGCTTAGAAAATACATACCTTTGGATTCTGAAAATTTGGAGGCTGGTGTAGAATTGTCATCAACTGAAGAATACATCAAGACAGGAAGGGAAACCATTAAGGAAGAAGAGGTTCAAGGAAGTTTCCAGGGTCTGAATAAGGAGTCATTTGAGTCTAATGGTGAGGTTGAATCACTTGGGAAAGAGTTAAGAATCACCAAGGAAAAACTCGAGGCTTCGGAAAAGCAAATTGCTTCCCTGAATTTTGAGTCCAATAAATCCTCTGAAAGAATCAAGCAACTGCAGGAGCAGCTTGACTTGGCTCGCAAGGACATTGCTGCATGGAAATCCAAGTTTAACAGCGAAAAAAGAGAGAGCACCAAACTCCAAGAAAGACTTGCGAGGTTGAAGACTAGTCTATCAGACCGAGATCATGAGATCAGGGATTTGAAAACAGCTGTATCTGATGCGGAGGAGAAAATCTTCCCGGAGAAAGCTCAGATGAAGGCTGAAATGTCCAGTGTGTTGGAGGAAAGTGCTCACATAAAAGAACAAATCAGAGAATGGGAAAGTCGTGGCCGAGCTTTTGAAGATGACATAAGAAGGATCCAGACTGAAAAATTAGAAAAGGAGGCAGCACTGAAGGGCGAAATTGAGCTTTTAAAGGCAGAcattgaagagaaagaaaaaaacataaaGGATCTCAATGTAAGCCTTGATGCTATGAAATCAGAGAGAGAGACCCTAAATGTAGAAGTTGGTTCACTCAAGGAAGAGGTAAAATCAAGAGATGGAAGGATTGAACAAATGAACAACCATTTGAACCAACTTCACATGGAACATGTTAAATTGATTGCTGGAATGGAAGAGGCACATAGACAAGTGGAAGAACTGAAATCAAAAGCTAAACAGCTAGAGGATGAGGTTGAGAGGCAAAGAACAGTGATCTTAGAAGGAGCGGAAGAGAAGCGCGAGGTGATAAGGCAGCTATGCTTCTCACTTGAGCACTACAGAAATGGTTATAACATGCTAAAGAAGCATTTTGTAGGACACAAGAGGGTTCCAATTTTGGCTTCCTAG